From one Perca flavescens isolate YP-PL-M2 chromosome 19, PFLA_1.0, whole genome shotgun sequence genomic stretch:
- the LOC114573976 gene encoding uncharacterized protein LOC114573976, whose amino-acid sequence MTSPVFALFLTCLFLGEMAQSTGLKSSTTVRQGTGFVSVNNGDELTLQCFYEGDVAARLYWFKQVLGQKAKLLSSFFKYNVNVTFHNEFKNNPRFKLDTASGNNHLTIKDLRPSDSATYYCINFLYTIDFSESIFVSVKGSGLKIPAVHQSASESIQSGGSVTLNCTVHTGTCDGEHSVYWFKNSEESQPGLIYTHGGRTDQCERKTNTQTQTCVYNLLMESLNRSHAGTYYCAVASCGHVLFGNGTKLELEDEVDSPFLVYFLSAALAFTTILSVLLAFLMYKVNKRNSCQTAVNHATFPSPSTASAEGYQDADNIHYAALSVTLPNRSRRQRNNTNDECVYSSVKQ is encoded by the exons CTCAGTCGACAGGTCTGAAATCCTCCACAACTGTTCGTCAAGGGACAGGATTTGTATCAGTTAATAATGGGGACGAGTTGACTTTACAATGTTTCTATGAAGGAGATGTTGCTGCAAGGTTGTACTGGTTTAAGCAAGTTCTTGGACAGAAAGCAAAactcctctcttctttctttaaatataatgtaaatgtgacTTTTCACAATGAATTCAAGAACAATCCACGCTTCAAACTGGATACGGCAAGTGGAAACAATCACTTAACGATCAAAGATTTACGCCCTTCAGACTCGGCTACTTACTACTGCATTAACTTTCTATACACAATAGACTTTTCAGAGAGCATTTTTGTGAGTGTAAAGGGTTCAGGTTTGAAGATCCCAGCAGTCCATCAGTCAGCGTCTGAGAGCATCCAGTCAGGAGGCTCTGTGACTCTGAACTGTACAGTACACACTGGGACCTGTGATGGAGAACACAGCGTTTACTGGTTCAAGAACTCGGAAGAATCTCAGCCAGGACTCATTTACACCCATGGAGGCAGGACTGATCAGTGTGAGAGGAAAACCAACACACAAACGCAGACCTGTGTTTACAACCTGCTGATGGAGAGTCTGAATCGTTCTCATGCTGGGACCTACTACTGTGCTGTTGCCTCATGTGGACACGTTCTGTTTGGAAACGGGACCAAGCTGGAGTTAGAGG aTGAGGTGGACTCTCCTTTTTTAGTGTATTTCTTGAGTGCAGCTTTGGCTTTCACCACCATCCTGAGTGTTTTACTGGCTTTCTTAATGTACAAGGTGAACAAAAGAAACAGCTGCCAAACTGCAG TCAACCACGCAACATTTCCATCTCCCTCCACAGCGAGTGCAGAG GGTTACCAAGATGCAGACAACATCCATTATGCTGCTTTAAGTGTCACCCTGCCCAACAGATCAAGAAGACAGAGGAACAACACCAACGATGAATGTGTGTACTCTAGTGTCAAGCAGTAG
- the LOC114573974 gene encoding uncharacterized protein LOC114573974: protein MTSPKFLFYLTCLFFGKVAQTTDPKLSSLHQERGFVSAKTGDNFTLRCFYKGDVASRFHWYKQTLGQKPRLISTYYKYEKNGTFHDEFKNNPRFTLDTETGKYNLKITDLRISDSATYYCASYTLSIEFAEGTLVDVEGSGLKIPATVHQSASESIQPGGSVTLDCTVHTGTCDGDTHSVYWFKNSEESQPGLIYTHGGRTDQCERKPNTHTYTCVYKLPMKTLSHTGTYYCAVASCGHILFGNGTKLELEDEMDYPILVYFLSGTSTFTTILSVLLALTVCVMNKGNSRQFKESQARCPPTAKAKGYQHAENLYYAALSADLSNRSRGQRDPTWSECVYYSVKQ, encoded by the exons ATGACATCTCCAAAGTTTCTCTTCTATCTGACGTGTTTGTTCTTCGGAAAAGTTG CTCAGACCACCGATCCAAAACTCTCATCTCTTCATCAAGAGAGGGGTTTTGTATCAGCTAAAACTGGGGATAACTTCACTTTGAGATGTTTCTATAAAGGCGATGTTGCTTCAAGGTTTCACTGGTATAAGCAAACTCTGGGACAGAAACCACGGCTCATCTCTACTTACTACAAGTATGAAAAAAATGGAACATTTCATGATGAattcaaaaacaatccacgCTTCACATTGGATACTGAAACAGGTAAATATAACTTGAAGATCACAGATTTGCGCATTTCAGACTCAGCTACCTACTACTGTGCAAGTTATACATTATCAATTGAATTTGCGGAGGGAACCTTAGTCGATGTAGAAGGTTCAGGTTTGAAGATCCCAGCTACGGTCCATCAGTCAGCATCTGAGAGCATCCAGCCAGGAGGCTCTGTGACTCTGGACTGTACAGTACACACTGGGACCTgtgatggagacacacacagtgtttactGGTTCAAGAACTCTGAAGAATCTCAGCCAGGACTCATTTACACCCATGGAGGCAGGACTGATCAGTGTGAGAGgaaacccaacacacacacgtacacctGTGTCTACAAGCTGCCAATGAAGACTCTTTCTCATACTGGGACCTACTACTGTGCTGTTGCCTCATGTGGACACATTCTCTTTGGAAACGGGACCAAGCTGGAGTTAGAGG atgagaTGGACTATCCCATCTTGGTGTATTTCTTGAGTGGAACTTCGACATTCACCACCATCCTGAGTGTTTTACTGGCCCTCACAGTGTGCGTGATGAACAAGGGAAACAGCCGCCAATTTAAAG AGTCTCAAGCCAGATGTCCCCCCACAGCGAAAGCAAAG GGTTACCAACACGCTGAAAACCTTTATTATGCTGCTTTAAGTGCCGACCTGTCCAACAGATCAAGAGGACAGAGGGATCCCACCTGGAGTGAATGTGTGTACTACAGCGTAAAGCAGTAG
- the LOC114573973 gene encoding uncharacterized protein LOC114573973 isoform X1: MTSPVFSLFLTCLFLGEMAQTTGPKSSTVRQETRFVSVKTGEELTLKCFYEGDVAVMLYWYKQTLGQKPTLISTYHKYNVNFIFHDEFKNNSRFTLDMENGKNHLKITDLRVSDSATYYCASSDTYTYIVKFAEGTLVDVEGSGLKVPATVHQSASESIQPGGSVTLDCTVHTGTCDGEHRVYWFKNSEESQPGLIYTHGGRNDQCERKPNTQTHTCVYKLPMKSLNLSHAGTYYCAVASCGHILFGNGTKLEFEDEDSPVLVYFLSGTSTFTTILSVLLAFTVCVMNKGNSRQSKESQARCPAPPTVKAKGDQYADNLHYAALSANLSNRSRGQRDPTWSECVYYSVKQ; the protein is encoded by the exons ATGACATCTCcagtgttttctctctttctcacatgtTTGTTCTTGGGGGAAATGG CTCAGACGACCGGTCCGAAATCCTCAACTGTTCGTCAAGAGACACGATTTGTATCAGTTAAAACTGGGGAGGAGTTGACTTTGAAATGTTTCTATGAAGGTGATGTCGCTGTAATGCTTTACTGGTATAAACAAACTCTGGGACAGAAACCAACGCTCATCTCTACATATcataaatataatgtgaattttatttttcatgatgAATTCAAGAACAATTCACGCTTCACACTGGATATGGAAAATGGTAAAAATCACCTAAAGATCACAGATTTGCGTGTTTCAGACTCGGCTACTTACTACTGCGCAAGTAGtgatacatatacatatattgttaaatttgcGGAGGGAACCTTAGTCGATGTAGAAGGTTCAGGTTTGAAGGTCCCAGCTACGGTCCATCAGTCAGCATCTGAGAGCATCCAGCCAGGAGGCTCTGTGACTCTGGACTGTACAGTACACACTGGGACCTGTGATGGAGAACACAGAGTTTACTGGTTCAAGAACTCTGAAGAATCTCAGCCAGGACTCATTTACACCCATGGAGGCAGGAATGATCAGTGCGAGAGGAAacccaacacacaaacacacacctgtgtcTACAAGCTGCCGATGAAGAGTCTGAATCTTTCTCATGCTGGGACCTACTACTGTGCTGTTGCCTCATGTGGACACATTCTGTTTGGAAACGGGACCAAGCTGGAGTTTGAAG ATGAAGACTCTCCTGTCTTGGTGTATTTCTTGAGTGGAACTTCGACATTCACCACCATCCTGAGTGTTTTACTGGCCTTCACAGTGTGCGTGATGAACAAGGGAAACAGCCGCCAATCTAAAG AGTCTCAAGCCAGATGTCCAGCTCCCCCCACAGTGAAAGCAAAG GGTGACCAATACGCTGATAACCTTCATTATGCTGCTTTAAGTGCCAACCTGTCCAACAGATCAAGAGGACAGAGGGATCCCACCTGGAGTGAATGTGTCTACTACAGCGTAAAGCAGTAG
- the LOC114573973 gene encoding uncharacterized protein LOC114573973 isoform X2: MTSPVFALFLTCLFLGEMAQTTGPKSSTVRQETRFVSVKTGEELTLKCFYEGDVAVMLYWYKQTLGQKPTLISTYHKYNVNFIFHDEFKNNSRFTLDMENGKNHLKITDLRVSDSATYYCASSDTYTYIVKFAEGTLVDVEGSGLKVPATVHQSASESIQPGGSVTLDCTVHTGTCDGEHRVYWFKNSEESQPGLIYTHGGRNDQCERKPNTQTHTCVYKLPMKSLNLSHAGTYYCAVASCGHILFGNGTKLEFEDEDSPVLVYFLSGTSTFTTILSVLLAFTVCVMNKGNSRQSKESQARCPAPPTVKAKGDQYADNLHYAALSANLSNRSRGQRDPTWSECVYYSVKQ; the protein is encoded by the exons CTCAGACGACCGGTCCGAAATCCTCAACTGTTCGTCAAGAGACACGATTTGTATCAGTTAAAACTGGGGAGGAGTTGACTTTGAAATGTTTCTATGAAGGTGATGTCGCTGTAATGCTTTACTGGTATAAACAAACTCTGGGACAGAAACCAACGCTCATCTCTACATATcataaatataatgtgaattttatttttcatgatgAATTCAAGAACAATTCACGCTTCACACTGGATATGGAAAATGGTAAAAATCACCTAAAGATCACAGATTTGCGTGTTTCAGACTCGGCTACTTACTACTGCGCAAGTAGtgatacatatacatatattgttaaatttgcGGAGGGAACCTTAGTCGATGTAGAAGGTTCAGGTTTGAAGGTCCCAGCTACGGTCCATCAGTCAGCATCTGAGAGCATCCAGCCAGGAGGCTCTGTGACTCTGGACTGTACAGTACACACTGGGACCTGTGATGGAGAACACAGAGTTTACTGGTTCAAGAACTCTGAAGAATCTCAGCCAGGACTCATTTACACCCATGGAGGCAGGAATGATCAGTGCGAGAGGAAacccaacacacaaacacacacctgtgtcTACAAGCTGCCGATGAAGAGTCTGAATCTTTCTCATGCTGGGACCTACTACTGTGCTGTTGCCTCATGTGGACACATTCTGTTTGGAAACGGGACCAAGCTGGAGTTTGAAG ATGAAGACTCTCCTGTCTTGGTGTATTTCTTGAGTGGAACTTCGACATTCACCACCATCCTGAGTGTTTTACTGGCCTTCACAGTGTGCGTGATGAACAAGGGAAACAGCCGCCAATCTAAAG AGTCTCAAGCCAGATGTCCAGCTCCCCCCACAGTGAAAGCAAAG GGTGACCAATACGCTGATAACCTTCATTATGCTGCTTTAAGTGCCAACCTGTCCAACAGATCAAGAGGACAGAGGGATCCCACCTGGAGTGAATGTGTCTACTACAGCGTAAAGCAGTAG
- the LOC114545652 gene encoding titin-like has product MTSPVFALLLTCLFLGEMAQTTGPKSSTVRQETRFVSVKTGEELTLKCFYEGDAAVMLYWYKQTLGQKPTLISTYHKYNVNGIFHDEFKNNSRFTLDMENGKNHLKITDLRVSDSATYYCARSNTYIFEFAEGTLVNVEGSGLKIPATVLQSASESIQPGGSVTLNCTVHTGTCDGEHSVYWFKNSEESQPVLIYTHGGRNDQCEIKPNTQTHACAYKLPMKSLNRSHAGTYYCAVASCGHILFGNGTKLDVEDEVDSPSLVYFLSAALAFTTILSVLLPFLMYKVNKRNSCQTAVNHATFPSPFTASAEGYQDAHNLHYAALSDNLPNRSRRQRNNTNDECVYSSVKQ; this is encoded by the exons ATGACATCTCCAGTGTTTGCTCTCCTTCTCACATGTTTGTTCTTGGGGGAAATGG CTCAGACGACCGGTCCAAAATCCTCAACTGTTCGTCAAGAGACACGATTTGTATCAGTTAAAACTGGGGAGGAGTTGACTTTGAAATGTTTCTATGAAGGTGATGCCGCTGTAATGCTTTACTGGTACAAACAAACTCTGGGACAGAAACCAACGCTCATCTCTACATATcataaatataatgtaaacgGAATTTTTCATGATGAATTCAAGAACAATTCACGCTTCACACTGGATATGGAAAATGGTAAAAATCACCTAAAGATCACAGATTTGCGTGTTTCAGACTCGGCTACTTACTACTGCGCACGTAGcaatacatatatttttgaaTTTGCGGAGGGAACCTTAGTCAATGTAGAAGGTTCAGGTTTGAAGATCCCAGCTACGGTCCTTCAGTCAGCATCTGAGAGCATCCAGCCAGGAGGCTCTGTGACTCTCAACTGTACAGTACACACTGGGACCTGTGATGGAGAACACAGTGTTTACTGGTTCAAGAACTCTGAAGAATCTCAGCCAGTACTCATTTACACCCATGGAGGCAGGAATGATCAGTGTGAGATAAAacccaacacacaaacacacgcctGTGCCTACAAGCTACCGATGAAGAGTCTGAATCGTTCTCATGCTGGGACCTACTACTGTGCTGTTGCCTCATGTGGACACATTCTGTTTGGAAACGGGACCAAGCTGGACGTAGAGG ATGAGGTGGACTCTCCTTCTTTAGTGTATTTCTTGAGTGCAGCTTTGGCTTTCACCACCATCCTGAGCGTTTTACTGCCTTTCTTAATGTACAAGGTGAACAAAAGAAACAGCTGCCAAACTGCAG TGAACCACGCAACATTTCCATCTCCCTTCACAGCGAGTGCAGAG GGTTACCAAGATGCACACAACCTCCATTATGCTGCTTTAAGTGACAACCTGCCCAACAGATCGAGAAGACAGCGGAATAACACCAACGATGAATGTGTGTACTCCAGTGTCAAGCAGTAG